DNA sequence from the Treponema sp. OMZ 838 genome:
CTTGGGAAATGGTGCTTTGTAAATGATTTTCAGCCGGTGCTTGAGCAGCGCTACCCCGTTATCGGTCGTGTGCGTAACGAGCTCTGCGAACAAGGTGCGGAATTTGCACAGATGAGCGGTTCCGGTTCCGCTGTTTTCGGGTTGTTTAGCTCTGAAAATCTTATGGCTTCTGCATTCAAAGTCTTGGCAAAAAGATGGAGCTGGTGTAAACCGTTTCTTTTACTTGCCTAACAAGACTTTACGGTGTATAATGGCTCTACCGTAAGGAGGGGCATAGTATGACGATCACTGATGTCCAGATCCGGAAGACCGTAGCTGAAGGCAAATTAAAGGCTTATGCAACCGTTACCTTTGATGACTGCTTCGTACTGCATAATGTGAAGCTTATTGAAGGCGAAAAAGGTGTTTTTGTTGCAATGCCGAGCCGTAGAACTAAGACCGGCGCGTACAAGGATATTGCTCATCCGATAACACCTGAATTCCGATCGGTACTGCAAGAAAAGATACTTTCCGCATACGAGGCTTGT
Encoded proteins:
- the spoVG gene encoding septation regulator SpoVG gives rise to the protein MTITDVQIRKTVAEGKLKAYATVTFDDCFVLHNVKLIEGEKGVFVAMPSRRTKTGAYKDIAHPITPEFRSVLQEKILSAYEACAES